One Punica granatum isolate Tunisia-2019 chromosome 3, ASM765513v2, whole genome shotgun sequence genomic window carries:
- the LOC116200498 gene encoding eggshell protein 2A-like has translation MGGKGSGGSGGGKGNGGCGTGKGGSGHGGSGKGGSGNGGLSYISRDAFESNPQGYFLGLYESVKGGAKTTSAWLSSALCGGLNDVNEGDRDLGEGDACGDVANCVEEVGAEKGEEDGLGDLGQGCSFRVASAEAPIRALRWWRQEWERPSGWVPTLWDLRGGGSGDLYGGGD, from the exons ATGGGTGGCAAGGGCAGTGGAGGCAGTGGCGGCGGCAAGGGCAATGGTGGTTGTGGGACTGGGAAAG GTGGCAGCGGCCATGGAGGCAGCGGCAAGGGAGGCTCGGGCAATGGTGGATTGTCTTACATATCAAGGGACGCATTCGAGAGTAACCCACAGGGTTACTTCTTGGGGCTTTACGAGAGCGTGAAGGGTGGGGCTAA AACAACAAGTGCGTGGCTCTCCTCGGCTCTCTGCGGTGGACTTAATGACGTGAATGAAGGAGATAGAGACCTTGGAGAAGGAGATGCATGTGGAGATGTAGCTAACTGTGTGGAAGAGGTTGGCGCCGAGAAAGGCGAGGAAGACGGGCTTGGAGACCTTGGGCAGGGTTGCAGCTTTAG AGTGGCTTCGGCAGAAGCCCCAATAAGGGCATTGCGATGGTGGAGGCAAGAATGGGAGAGGCCGAGTGGGTGGGTGCCGACATTGTGGGATCTGAGAGGAGGGGGAAGTGGGGATCTTTATGGGGGAGGAGACTAG
- the LOC116200499 gene encoding uncharacterized protein LOC116200499 produces MGNYISCACTFIPQPSFIDRRRLRALRVVFPGGEIRQFREPVSAAELMLDCPGFFLANSRSLHVGRRFSPLGADEELELGNVYIMFPMKRANSVIMAVDMAAVFMASSSVSKKITGARVGALPDEANSKEGKVAEAACSAREPVREDEAEGVLAVAAPEFGYRLAVCRSKKPSLETIKEEPPVRGRSRC; encoded by the coding sequence ATGGGCAATTACATCTCTTGTGCTTGCACTTTCATCCCGCAGCCTTCCTTTATAGACCGAAGGAGGTTGAGGGCGTTGCGGGTCGTGTTTCCCGGTGGGGAGATCCGTCAGTTCCGTGAGCCAGTCAGTGCCGCTGAGCTCATGCTCGACTGCCCGGGTTTCTTCCTGGCCAACTCCCGGTCCCTCCACGTGGGGCGGCGGTTCAGCCCTCTCGGGGCCGACGAGGAGCTCGAGCTCGGCAACGTCTATATCATGTTCCCCATGAAGAGGGCCAACTCCGTCATCATGGCCGTGGACATGGCCGCGGTCTTCATGGCTTCGAGCTCGGTCTCGAAGAAGATCACCGGCGCCAGGGTTGGGGCCTTGCCGGATGAGGCAAATTCGAAAGAGGGTAAAGTGGCAGAAGCCGCCTGCAGTGCTCGTGAGCCTGTAAGAGAGGACGAGGCAGAGGGTGTTTTGGCGGTGGCAGCGCCGGAGTTCGGGTATAGGTTAGCCGTGTGCAGATCGAAGAAGCCTTCGTTGGAGACAATCAAAGAGGAGCCGCCTGTACGCGGTCGTTCAAGATGTTGA